Within the Streptomyces sp. R41 genome, the region CGGTTACAACCTTGCGTTCCGCCCGCCGCAGTGTGACCGTCACGCCCGGCAGTTTTTCCCCCTGACCTTCTGGTCAGAGCACTGCGATTACTTCAGGAGGACCTCCTGGAAAGACTCCTGCCCGCCAGACGCCCCCGCAGCCAGCCCCGAGTCGTGAAACGCAAGATGTCCAACTACCGGCTCAAGCGGACTGAACACCACGCCTGGCCCCAGCCCACCCGCACGGGCGCCCAAGCCGTCCTCATCAAACGACCCCAACCCACAGACCCGTAACGCAACAGCGTGGGCTCTAGTCGTCCACCAGCTCGTCACCGCCTGCGTGAAGACGCGGTCAGGCGGACTGCCACAGCTCGATCCGATTGCCCTCAGGATCGGTGACCCAGCCGAATCGACCGACACCCTCCATGTCCTGCGTTTCTTTGGCCACGTCCGCTCCCTTGGCGCGCAATTGCGCGAGCATCGCATCCAGGTCGCGGACCCGGAAGTTGAGCATGGTTTGCTGGGCGCGGGACCCGAAGTAGTCGGTCTCGGACTCGAACGTCGCGAACACCGTCAGCCCGGCTTCCTGACGCCACAGGCCGTTCTCATCGGCGTCCAGGCCCAGGCAATCGCGATACCAGGCGCTCAGGGCCGCCGGGTCGGCGGCCCGCATGAAGTAACCACCGATTCCAAGCACACGTTCCATGTCGCCATCCTGCCAGGACGGCGATCGGGCGGGGTGGCACCACACCATCGCCCGCTTCACACCTCCTCTCCGTAAGCAGTACCGGGTGAAGTTCCCCAAGGCGGTGAAGAAGGTGACCGACGACGAGGACGAGCGCCTCGCGTTCTACGACTTCCCGGCCGAGCTCTGGGTCCACCTGCGGACCACGAACCCCATCGAGTCGACGTTCGCGACCGTCCGCCTGCGCACGAAGGTCACCAAAGGCGCAGGCGGACGGGCCATCGGGCTGGCCCTGGTCCGGGCCGGGACTCGTTTCGAGTGTGGTGTCCTGGTCGAGCGGGCCGAGGTCTCCGTTGCTTGACGAAGCGTCAGTTGACGTGGTCGAGCAGGTCGGTGACTTCCGCGAAGACTCGGTCTCCCGCCGCTGCGGCGGCGGGAGAGAGGGTATCGAGGGTGAGGAATCCGTGGACCATTCCGGCCTCGCGGCGGTGTCTGACCGGAACGTCCGCGGCGGCCAGCCGGGCGGCGTAGGCGTCGCCCTCATCCCGAAGTGGATCGTGCTCCGCGGTGATGACAACGGTGGGCGGCAGCCCGCCGAGGTCTGCGGCATACAGCGGGCTGACCTCGGGGTCGGCGCGCCGGGACGGGTCTTGGACCCATTGCTCGGCCCCCCATGCGACGTCGTCGGCCGCCAGGCCCCAACCTGTGGCCTTCGACCGCGCGCTGGGACAGGAGAGTGTGAGATCGGTGTTGGGGTACACCAGGATCTGCGCGGCCGGCAGCGGACCGCCTTCATCGCGCAGGCGCAGGCAGGCGAGCGCAGCGAGGTTCCCGCCGGAACTGTCACCCATGACGACGGTCGGGCCGCCGGTCTTGGTGCCGGAACCTCCGCCGGCCGCTGCCCACCGAATGGCGGCCACGCAGTCATCGACGGCAGCCGGCCACGGGTGCTCCGGAGCCCGGCGGAAGTCGACGCTCAGCAC harbors:
- a CDS encoding VOC family protein; this encodes MERVLGIGGYFMRAADPAALSAWYRDCLGLDADENGLWRQEAGLTVFATFESETDYFGSRAQQTMLNFRVRDLDAMLAQLRAKGADVAKETQDMEGVGRFGWVTDPEGNRIELWQSA
- a CDS encoding alpha/beta hydrolase, yielding MAERIDPSLADAELAAFIRAVRQDPGLPARAVGAAELRRAQRLRADARPPGPEIAHVEDLTVGSTAVGARLYRPSVALRPLVVFLHGGMWTIGDLESHDRVCRRLALRTDTAVLSVDFRRAPEHPWPAAVDDCVAAIRWAAAGGGSGTKTGGPTVVMGDSSGGNLAALACLRLRDEGGPLPAAQILVYPNTDLTLSCPSARSKATGWGLAADDVAWGAEQWVQDPSRRADPEVSPLYAADLGGLPPTVVITAEHDPLRDEGDAYAARLAAADVPVRHRREAGMVHGFLTLDTLSPAAAAAGDRVFAEVTDLLDHVN